A window of the Lolium perenne isolate Kyuss_39 chromosome 7, Kyuss_2.0, whole genome shotgun sequence genome harbors these coding sequences:
- the LOC127314292 gene encoding L-gulonolactone oxidase 2, giving the protein MEGRGVLVVLLLGLLLGLAGSSPPPSPVACTRGTSDCMVTNVYGSFPDRTICRAVNATFPRTEQELVAAVAAAAAVKRKVKAATKHSHSFPKLACPGGRDGTIISTERLNRTVSVDAASGLMTVESGMVLKDLIQAAAAAGLALPHSPYWYGLTIGGLLATGAHGSSLWGKGSAVHEYVVGMRIVTPAPASQGFAVVRELAVGDPDLDAVKVSLGVLGVVSQVTFKLQPMFKRSVTFEKRDDTDFAAQAAVWGNLHEFGDMAWLPRQGKVIYRTDARVPVSTPGNGLNDYLGFRANPTLALITARASEEHLEEDGSDIARCLAARLPPSLFELQAYGFTNDGSFFTGYPVVGFQNRIQASGTCISSKEDGLLSSCTWDPRIRGPFFYQSGFSIAVSKAPAYIAEMQKLRDLNPRAFCGLDAKLGVLLRYVKASSAYLGKSEDSLDFDVTYYRSYTEGEPRSHADVIDEIEQLALKKYGAVPHWGKNRNFVFDGAIAKYPKAAEFLEVKARYDPDGIFSSEWSDQVLGVSGSPNVVGKGCAIEGLCVCSDDSHCAPEKGLFCRPGQLFAEARVCSTRPAASGLRDEL; this is encoded by the exons ATGGAAGGTAGAGGGGTGCTCGTGGTGCTACTCCTGGGGCTTCTCCTCGGCCTCGCCGGATCCAGCCCGCCGCCGAGCCCGGTGGCCTGCACCCGCGGCACGTCCGACTGCATGGTCACCAACGTGTACGGCTCCTTCCCGGACCGCACCATCTGCCGCGCGGTCAACGCCACCTTCCCGCGCACCGAGCAGGAGCTCGTCGCGGCTGTGGCAGCCGCCGCCGCGGTCAAGCGGAAGGTCAAGGCAGCCACCAAGCACTCCCACAGCTTCCCCAAGCTGGCGTGCCCCGGCGGCCGTGACGGCACGATCATCAGCACGGAGCGGCTCAACCGGACGGTGAGCGTCGACGCCGCCAGCGGGCTGATGACGGTGGAGAGCGGCATGGTGCTCAAGGACCTGATCCAGGCCGCCGCCGCGGCGGGGCTAGCGCTGCCGCACTCGCCCTACTGGTATGGACTCACCATTGGGGGACTCCTGGCAACGGGTGCACACGGGAGCTCCCTGTGGGGCAAGGGCAGCGCCGTGCACGAGTACGTGGTAGGAATGAGGATCGTCACGCCGGCACCGGCGAGCCAGGGGTTTGCCGTCGTGAGGGAGCTCGCCGTCGGCGACCCCGACCTCGACGCAGTCAAGGTGTCCCTCGGCGTCCTCGGTGTCGTCTCCCAG GTTACATTCAAGTTGCAGCCGATGTTCAAGCGGTCGGTGACGTTCGAGAAGCGCGACGACACGGACTTCGCGGCGCAGGCGGCCGTGTGGGGCAACCTGCACGAGTTCGGCGACATGGCGTGGCTGCCGCGGCAGGGCAAGGTCATCTACCGCACGGACGCCCGCGTCCCTGTCTCCACGCCGGGCAACGGCCTCAATGACTACCTCGGCTTCCGCGCTAACCCGACGCTGGCGCTCATCACCGCCAGAGCGTCGGAGGAGCACCTGGAGGAGGACGGGAGCGATATCGCCCGGTGTTTGGCCGCGCGGTTGCCGCCGTCCTTGTTCGAGCTGCAGGCGTACGGCTTCACCAACGACGGCTCCTTCTTCACCGGATACCCGGTGGTGGGGTTCCAGAACCGCATCCAGGCGTCCGGCACGTGCATCAGCAGCAAGGAGGACGGGCTCCTCTCCTCCTGCACGTGGGACCCGCGCATCCGTGGCCCCTTCTTCTACCAGTCCGGCTTCAGCATCGCCGTCTCCAAGGCGCCTGCGTACATCGCCGAGATGCAGAAGCTCCGTGACCTCAACCCCCGCGCCTTCTGCGGCCTCGACGCCAAGCTCGGCGTGCTGCTCCGCTACGTCAAGGCCTCCTCCGCGTACCTGGGCAAGTCCGAGGACTCCCTCGACTTCGACGTCACCTACTACCGGAGCTACACGGAGGGCGAGCCGCGGTCGCACGCCGACGTGATCGACGAGATCGAGCAGCTGGCGCTGAAGAAGTACGGAGCCGTGCCGCACTGGGGCAAGAACCGCAACTTCGTCTTTGACGGCGCCATCGCCAAGTACCCCAAGGCCGCCGAGTTCCTCGAGGTGAAGGCCAGGTACGACCCCGACGGGATCTTCTCCAGCGAGTGGAGCGACCAGGTGCTCGGCGTCAGCGGGAGCCCCAACGTCGTCGGGAAGGGCTGCGCCATTGAAGGGCTCTGCGTCTGCTCCGACGACTCGCACTGCGCGCCGGAGAAGGGCCTCTTCTGCCGGCCGGGGCAGCTGTTCGCCGAGGCGAGGGTGTGCTCGACCCGCCCCGCCGCCAGCGGCCTAAGGGACGAACTGTAG